A single window of Xylocopa sonorina isolate GNS202 unplaced genomic scaffold, iyXylSono1_principal scaffold0206, whole genome shotgun sequence DNA harbors:
- the LOC143432429 gene encoding uncharacterized protein LOC143432429, which produces MTINTWSPQLPESAQVHILDKDLQPVNCRTLVDTGATTNFITEDLVKRLGIPTKGCHVPVGALNQLSTVARHTATATIRSKFNSYERTLTFLTIPKISSLIPDQPIDRSLINIPRNIKLADPEFHRPAPIDILLGSGTTLSLITVGQINLSTPTEPNLYLQKTMFGWVIGGSAPSTSPIHDISCHTTNALQFDLTRFWEVEEGPQVRHLSNSDHLCETHFKEHVTRNAEGRYIVALPFNNKQARLGESKVRALRRLESLERKLQRNPTLKQEYHAVIQEYLQLGHMTQISQNEEEHNGYYLPHHGVTKVTSETTKLRVVFDGSAETSTGVSLNDALHTGPKIQDDLLYILLRFRIHQYVITGDIEKMYRQFLIRKEDRKYQRILTFGLSAAPYLAIRCLTQLAQDEGHRFPLAATALLRDFYVDDALTGAPTLEGALQLRKELTGLLNSSGLNIRQWAANDKTLLDGLPEQSINKRLHLGESSTLKTLGIVWNSSADTISYEVQPRPNTSRVTKRFITSEIAKIYDPLGLLGPVIILAKMLLQKIWTIKIDWDESLPMDLHTEWNQYYKQLPLLNKLVFQRRTVSRSPTTIEIHGFCDASEKAYGACLYVRTIDEYGHIHVQLLVAKSRVAPLKTQSIPRLELCGALLLTSLLTTTKEALHIKIHRTFMWTDSTIVLHWIRTSPHLLKTFVANRVSEIQSRTDTADWRHISTSENPADLISRGQQPQEFIQPSIWQFGPTWLSREESSWPKEQLEPCVIIPEQKTATCLNLSTIDANILDKFSSWHKMQRVAARCLRWKRNNQEKGGLTADELARAHDALIKLLQRTHFRTELHKLKNNQRDVGGKFQRLAIFLDKDGILRVGGRLRHSPIPFSQRHPILLPKAHVTTLIIQAEHHTHLHAGVQNTLYAVRRRYWPIDGRSQVWKALRNCIPCIRARPPAVNYTMGDLPEARVTESRPFTHVGIDYCGPFFIKERKHRSRNQHKAYVAVFVCLAVKAVHLELVSDLTSEGFIAALKRFIARRGLCKAIYSDNGRNFVGADNELQELIKSNDYNQQLGNFLENRAIKWNFIPPRTPHFGGLWEAAVKSFKHHLTRVAGTEPFTFENFNTLIIEIEAVLNSRPLTPISSDPNDLIVLTPGHFLIGESLTSLRERNFVDVPTNRLSAWQHIQKLKQHFWKRWHLEYLNELTKRSKWKNGTHSIKEGTIVLLREDNVPPMQWILGRVLKAHPGSDGVVRVVTVKTATSVLNRSVKGLAPLLYQPGEEDDLATSVSTREAC; this is translated from the exons ATGACAATCAATACCTGGAGCCCCCAATTACCAGAGTCGG CACAGGTCCACATTCTCGACAAGGATCTTCAACCCGTCAATTGCCGGACCTTAGTCGACACAGGTGCCACCACCAACTTCATAACAGAGGACCTAGTAAAACGGCTAGGCATCCCAACGAAGGGTTGCCACGTGCCAGTGGGGGCTCTCAACCAATTGTCTACGGTGGCCAGACACACCGCTACAGCGACCATCCGATCCAAATTCAATAGCTACGAACGGACGTTAACATTTTTGACAATACCTAAAATATCATCATTAATTCCGGACCAACCCATCGACCGAtcattaataaatattccaaGGAACATCAAATTAGCAGACCCAGAATTCCATCGACCAGCACCGATCGACATATTACTAGGATCTGGAACCACCTTGTCACTCATCACCGTCGGACAAATCAATCTGTCCACTCCCACCGAACCCAACCTATACTTGCAAAAAACGATGTTCGGATGGGTCATCGGGGGGAGCGCGCCAAGCACATCACCGATACACGACATTTCATGCCACACAACTAACGCGCTCCAGTTCGACCTGACACGATTTTGGGAAGTCGAAGAAGGTCCTCAAGTTCGACACCTTTCGAATTCCGACCATTTATGCGAAACGCACTTCAAAGAACACGTCACACGCAACGCTGAAGGCCGATACATCGTCGCACTCCCTTTTAATAACAAACAAGCACGTTTAGGAGAATCAAAGGTAAGGGCTCTACGACGACTAgaatcgctcgaacgaaaattgcaACGCAATCCCACGTTAAAACAAGAATACCACGCAGTCATACAGGAGTATCTCCAACTTGGACACATGACCCAAATCTCACAGAATGAAGAAGAACACAATGGGTATTACCTGCCGCATCATGGGGTGACCAAAGTCACGAGCGAGACTACGAAGCTTCGAGTGGTATTCGATGGCTCCGCAGAAACAAGCACCGGCGTTTCATTAAATGACGCTCTTCACACCGGACCGAAGATTCAAGACgatctattatacattttactccGATTCCGCATCCATCAGTACGTAATAACCGGCGACATCGAAAAGATGTACCGACAGTTCCTCATCCGCAAGGAAGATAGAAAATACCAACGCATTT TGACGTTTGGGCTATCCGCCGCACCATACCTAGcaatccgctgcctcactcaacTCGCGCAAGACGAAGGGCATCGCTTTCCTCTCGCGGCCACAGCCCTACTCCGAGATTTCTATGTAGACGACGCATTAACCGGAGCTCCAACTCTAGAGGGGGCACTACAATTACGGAAGGAATTGACAGGATTATTGAATTCATCGGGATTAAATATTCGACAATGGGCAGCCAACGACAAGACCTTACTGGATGGATTGCCAGAACAATCCATCAACAAACGACTGCATCTCGGAGAATCATCGACGTTAAAAACTCTAGGAATCGTCTGGAACTCTTCTGCCGACACCATCTCCTACGAGGTCCAACCGCGACCCAATACTTCAAGAGTCACCAAACGATTCATCACGTCAGAAATCGCTAAAATTTACGACCCATTGGGACTCCTGGGACCAGTTATAATTCTCGCCAAAATGCTGTTGCAGAAGATTTGGACAATTAAGATTGACTGGGACGAGTCGCTTCCCATGGATCTTCACACGGAGTGGAACCAATACTATAAACAACTTCCGTTACTCAACAAACTCGTTTTCCAGCGGCGAACAGTCTCGCGGTCACCAACAACCATAGAAATACACGGATTCTGCGACGCAAGCGAAAAGGCTTATGGAGCATGTCTCTACGTGCGCACGATAGACGAGTACGGTCACATACACGTACAGCTTCTCGTAGCAAAATCAAGGGTGGCACCGTTAAAAACACAATCTATACCACGACTTGAATTGTGCGGAGCTCTACTTTTAACATCCTTACTGACAACGACGAAAGAGGCACTGCATATTAAAATTCATCGTACCTTCATGTGGACAGATTCTACGATCGTATTACATTGGATACGAACCTCTCCGCATCTTCTCAAAACATTTGTCGCCAATAGAGTATCCGAGATCCAGTCTAGAACGGATACTGCTGACTGGAGACATATCTCAACCTCCGAAAACCCAGCGGATCTGATTTCACGAGGACAACAACCGCAAGAATTCATTCAACCATCTATTTGGCAATTTGGACCAACATGGTTGAGTCGAGAAGAATCCTCGTGGCCAAAGGAACAACTCGAACCTTGCGTTATCATACCGGAACAAAAGACAGCAACCTGTCTGAATCTATCCACGATCGACGCCAATATCCTCGACAAATTTTCCTCTTGGCACAAGATGCAACGCGTCGCTGCACGCTGCCTTCGGTGGAAAAGGAACAATCAGGAAAAGGGGGGCCTCACGGCGGACGAACTCGCCAGGGCCCATGACGCACTCATCAAGCTCCTCCAACGAACTCATTTCAGAACGGAACTACACAAACTGAAAAATAATCAGCGAGACGTGGGAGGTAAATTCCAACGTTTGGCCATTTTTCTCGACAAGGATGGGATTCTCCGAGTCGGGGGCCGATTAAGACATTCGCCGATACCATTTTCGCAACGACACCCCATACTTCTTCCCAAGGCACACGTAACCACCTTGATTATTCAAGCTGAACATCACACTCATTTACACGCCGGTGTCCAGAACACGTTGTATGCCGTGAGGCGCCGGTATTGGCCGATCGACGGGCGAAGCCAGGTATGGAAGGCCTTAAGGAACTGCATCCCTTGTATTCGAGCACGACCACCAGCAGTGAACTACACTATGGGAGATCTACCCGAAGCCAGAGTCACGGAATCACGGCCCTTTACGCACGTCGGCATCGACTATTGCGGTCCGTTCTTTATTAAAGAGCGGAAACATCGAAGCCGCAATCAACACAAGGCTTATGTCGCGGTCTTCGTATGTCTCGCGGTTAAAGCCGTTCACTTGGAGCTGGTGAGTGATCTCACAAGTGAAGGCTTCATCGCCGCACTTAAACGATTTATCGCGCGACGGGGACTATGCAAAGCAATATACTCCGACAACGGAAGGAATTTCGTCGGGGCAGATAACGAGTTGCAAGAACTTATCAAATCCAACGATTACAACCAGCAGCTGGGaaattttctagaaaatagagcAATCAAATGGAACTTTATTCCTCCACGCACTCCGCATTTCGGAGGCTTATGGGAAGCTGCAGTGAAATCGTTCAAGCACCATTTAACACGCGTCGCGGGTACTGAGCCGTTCACATTCGAAAACTTTAACACATTAATAATAGAAATTGAGGCGGTTCTCAATTCCCGCCCACTAACACCTATCTCATCAGACCCTAATGATCTGATCGTTTTAACTCCTGGACATTTCCTCATTGGCGAATCACTTACGAGCTTACGAGAGCGAAATTTCGTGGATGTTCCCACGAATCGTTTGTCAGCGTGGCAACATATACAAAAATTGAAACAACATTTTTGGAAACGCTGGCACCTCGAGTACCTAAACGAGCTAACCAAACGAAGCAAATGGAAGAACGGGACCCACTCAATCAAGGAGGGTACTATCGTGCTCCTCAGGGAAGATAACGTTCCTCCGATGCAGTGGATCTTGGGCAGGGTGCTCAAGGCTCATCCCGGTTCCGACGGTGTTGTTCGCGTTGTGACGGTCAAAACTGCCACGAGTGTGCTCAATCGGAGTGTGAAGGGACTCGCACCTCTATTATATCAACCAGGCGAGGAGGATGACCTGGCGACATCAGTCTCCACCAGGGAAGCCTGTTAA